Part of the Niallia alba genome is shown below.
GTATTTACATGAAAGTTCTAATCAAATTAATGAGATAGTTACTTTGATTACAAATATTGCTGGGCAAACAAATTTACTAGCGCTAAATGCATCGATCGAAGCAGCACGTGCTGGAGAGCATGGAAAAGGATTTTCGGTAGTAGCAGAAGAAGTTCGAAAGCTTGCAGAAGAATCAGCTAGCGCGGCAAATCAAATTAGTGAAAAAATCGTCTTCATCCAAGATCAGCCGATTAAAACTGTTGAGACGATGTCAAAAGGATATGAAGCCGTTCGAACAGGCATTATGACTGTGGACGAAGCAGGCTCTTCATTTGAAAATATTCGCAAGTCTGTTCATATTGTCGCAAATCAAATTTCAGCTATGGAAGAAAAAGTGGTTGAAATGAACGAAAGTGGCAGCAAAATCGCCACATCACTGGATAACCTATCTGAGAGCTCTAGCGAATTTTCAGGACATGCCCAAAATGTGTCCGCCGCATCGGAAGAGCAAACAGCTGTGATGGAAGAAATGGTGTCAGCAACAAACACTTTATCTCAAATGGCAGAATCACTACAAACAATCGTAAATAAATTTAAACTTTAATACTACTAAAAAGGGGGAGCTTCCTAAATTATTGATTGTATCATTCAAGATGCTGTCTAATTTATGGGTCGCTCCTTTTTATATGGTGAGATCTGTCAAAGATTCGCCATAAAGTTTTGAGCAAAAAGCTGAATAAAATCAACATTTCATGTATAATATTAGTGGCTTTAAGAAACGGCAGTTAGATAAATGCCGAAACATAACAAATAAAAGTTGAAGAAGTACCATGTTTTTATCTATAATAAATAAGTTGAATGTATAAGCAGAAAGAGAGTGTTCATAATGGGTCGTAAATGGAACAATATTAAAGACAAAAAAGCTTCAAAAGACGCAAATACTAGTCGTGTTTATGCAAAATTCGGACGTGAAATCTTTGTAGCGGCTAAACAAGGGGAACCAGATCCAGAATCTAACCAAGCGCTAAAAGTTGTGCTAGAGCGCGCAAAAACATATAGTGTACCAAAACATATTATTGACCGTGCAATTGAAAAAGCAAAAGGCGGTTCAGAAGAAACATATGACGAGCTTCGCTATGAAGGCTTTGGTCCTAACGGTTCGATGGTAATCGTCGATGCTTTAACAAATAACGTAAATAGAACAGCTTCAGATGTTCGTGCCGCATTTGGTAAAAATGGCGGAAACATGGGAGTAAGTGGTTCCGTTTCTTATATGTTTGATGCAACAGCAGTTATCGGCGTAGAAGGAAAAACAGAAGAAGAAGCATTAGAGCTTCTAATGGAAGCAGATGTAGATGTACGCGATATCATGGAAGAAGAAGATTCTGTTATTGTATATGCAGAACCAGATCAATTCCATGCCGTACAAGAAGCATTCAAACAAGCAGGCGTAACAGAATTCACTGTAGCTGAACTAACAATGCTTGCACAAAACGACGTAACATTAGATCCAGAAGCACAAGCACAATTCGAGAAAATGATCGATGCAATCGAAGATCTAGACGATGTGCAGCAAGTGTATCATAATGTGGATTTAGGCGAGTAATATAGAGAATTGAGCCCCACTCTTGTATGACAGAAATCATACAAGAGTGGGGCTTTTCTTTATTGGTAGCAGATGGTGATTAAGAGTTTTTATATGATTAGAAAATCAAAAATGTTTCGCCGAGCTCAGTTACAGCATTTGCTTTTCTAAACAACTTGACATTAACATGACTCGTAACATTACCACTTCATAATTTATTTCCCCATTTTCATAAAAGCTCCCTGATTCTCTTGTTGTGTATTTCTAGGATGGATTTTCATAAATTAGGAAATACTAGAAGAAAAAATTAAGGATGGGATCTTATGAAGAAAAGATACTGGCTGCTTTTACTACTTTGCTTTGCCTTAATGATTTCTATTGTAACTAATCCTTCAGATAAAGATGAATATGCAGAATGGGTTGGGGATCAAATTAAACAAGAAGAGGGACCATTACTAGGATTACTTGGTGGATCTTTGATTAAAATGGGTACAACGAAAAAAGATTTTGTCTTGTTTACGCTCTATGAAACAAAATATAGTAATAATACTGATAAAGCTTTGTTAGCAATAGGGATATTCAATAACTTTATATGGTTAAAGGAAGGAGAGTAGCATTTTAAGCTACTCTTTTTTGCTGGGATAAGAGCTTCGATTAACCAAACTCTGTTTTTTACAAAAGAAAGAGAAAGGATATCTTTTCCTTTTGTCGAATGAAGTTAGTATTCTTACTTTATCAAAAAAGGGCTAATCAAGATGAATACAATAATCCACAGACTATCAAAAAATATATGCACTTTAATAGCTGCATTTGGGGGTCTAATTGGTAGTAGCATAACCTGAACTATAATTGATAAGGTATCAGGAAAAAACATTTTAATAATTTCTGATATTATATGTTCTATAACAGTGTTTTTTTGTTATGGTCTAATTTGCTTGAAAGCTCCCCATTAATTGCATTAATAATCATTGGTTTGGAGGCAGTTGCATCGGGATTTACGAATTTTACATCGATTCCTGAATCTCTTTTGTGAAATTATGAAACTTAGTAAGGAAATCAGCCGAAATAAGAATATATCAGCCAAAGTAACAAGGAAATCAGCCAAAAAAAGAATATATCAGCCAAAGTAACAAGGAAATCAGCCAAAAAATAAATATATCAGCCAAAGTAGCGAGGAAATCAGCCAAAAAATAAATATATCAGCCAAACCACGCTATATATAAACAAAATACAAAGAAAAGGATATATTTTCCTTATCGCTGAATATAAGAAGAAATTGTACCCTATTCAAAAGGAGAATAATAATGAATACACTAATCCACAGAGTGGGAACGATTTATCTCCCTGTTGTAAATCCAGAGGTAGCTTCAAACTGGTATCAAGAAAAATTAGGAGCAATAGAAAATTTCAGAAATGAAGATAAAGCCATTCTGGACTTTGCAAATCAAAGCTTCTTTCTTGTTAAAGCAAAAGAAGGAGTAAAGGCTATTTTTCAAGATCATAGAGGCAATGAGCATTTTTTCATGACATTTGAAGTAGACGGAATTGACCAATTAAGGAAACTTCATTCCTTGCTAAAGGAAAAAGGAGTTACGGTTGGTAATATCGAGGATAGAGGGCATCCAGGTAATAATTTTGTCTTTTACGATTTGGATGGAAATAAATTTGATGTATGGAGTGAGTTAAGTCCAAGCTTTAAAGAGAAATATCTAATTAATCAACAAAAATAAATAATACATAACTCTATCATCCCCAGAGCACACTATGTTTTTGGAGGTGGCATTATGGATGAAAAAGACTATCAAAAAATATATGACGAATACTTACAACAAGCAAAAGGCCAAGCGCAAATGGAAGCCGCTGAGGAAATTGATTCAGGTGTAGAGCAAATTGTTGCAGTTCGTAAAAATGATGATGATGATATTATTGCTTTTAAAACAAGTAGTGGAAGAGAATTAGATTATATTACCGCCCTTGAAGAAGCAAAAGCAGGGAAGCTTGCGCATGTTGATGTTTTTCATAAGTATGGCAGAGATATTATACGTAGTGAACCAGATGGGATTAAAGAAAATAACTTAGATAATTTGCCTTCTTTTTAAAAGGAAAAAGGAAGAAGAGAATGTTCATTTGGATATTCTCTTCTATGCGATCCACTTATATTTGCTGTAAGGTCCATTGGGGTGAGAGAGTGATAAGTATAAACACATATATATTTGATTTGAAAAGAGATAAAGTCAATATTACAGATGAGAAAGCAATAAGCATATCAAGTGATTACCAAATGCGAAACAACAGTTTGCTAGAGGGGTTCATACATATAACATATTATGATCAAAGCGTTATTTCAGAGGAACATTGCGATGATGTTGAATTAATGTGGATTGGGTTTCTTCGAATGACTCTACAATACTTGGAAAATGGATATGGAGAAACAAGTTATTTCATTCACAATCAAATCTGGAAAATGGAAAGGATTCATACAAGGAAAGAAAAGCAGGTGTTATTCCGTATTATAAATAATAAAATGGAAAAATTCCTTTTTGACGAACGGATATTTATGAAAGAATTAATAAAAAGCGCTGAAGAATTTACAAGCTTTGTAAGTATGCTAGCACATCCAAACAGCATAACTGTATTAGCCCCATTATTAAAAAAAATGATCAATATTTCTATTGACTAAAATTTTTATATAAGTTAATATTTCTAAAATAAATACGGAATATTCGGCTAAGAAGAGAAGAGTAATTTTGATTCATTATTTAAAGAGAGCTCCGGTTGGTGAAAAGGAGTAATAAGGATCTTAATGAAAAAAGGCTTGGAGCTTTCGCACGGATCAAAGATGATGGTTCATTTTTTTGTGATACTGCGACGGGATCTCCCGTTATAGAGATAGGGTATAATCAACTATTTAGCGTTGCCGTACCCGAAGAGGTTGATGTGGCAACATATCAATAAACTGGGGTGGTACCACGAAGTTGTTAATAATAACTCTCGTCCTCAAGATGAATAATCTTGGGGGTGGGAGTTTTTTTATTTTAATAGATAAATTGGTATGTAAAGATTCGATAAACGAACAAAAAGACGGGAGTGCAACAGAATGAGTCAGGAACAAACAACTCGGAGAATAGAGAAATTAGAGACTTTAAGATCAGAAGGGGTTTTGATATATCCAGAAAGATTCCAGACAAACTATGAACTTTATGAAGCGTCATTGCTTGAAGATGGTACATCAGGAGTTCAAGTAGCAGGAAGAATCATGGGGGTTCGTCGGTTTAGTAAATTTAGTTTTATCACCATTTCAGACATACAAGGGAGTCTGCAACTACTTTTGAAAAAAGAGGAGGTTGGGGAGCAGTCTGCTATTGATTTCGGGAACTTTTTTGATGTAGGCGATTTTATTGGCGTGGAAGGGAAGATGTATTCGACAAAAACAAAGGAAAAAACGCTTCGGATTGAAAAATATGTTTTACTTGGAAAAGGATTGCACCCATTGCCAGAAAAATGGCATGGATTAAGCAATATAGATACCCGTTATCGACAACGTTATTTAGATTTAATGATGACAAAAGAAACACAAGATCGGATGTTACTGCGAACAAAGTTAGTGCGTGCCGTTCGTAGATTTCTTGAAGAAAAAGATTTTTTAGAAGTGGAAACACCTGTATTACAGCATACTTCTTCTGGTGCGATAGCTCGTCCATTTAGAACCTATCATCATTCGTTAGATACAGAATTAAATTTACGAATTGCACCAGAGACTTACTTGAAAAGATTAATTGTAGGTGGTTTTACAAAAGTATTTGAGTTTGCAAAATGCTTTAGAAATGAAGGGATCAGTCCTCAACATCTTCAAGAATTTACAATGGTGGAAGGCTATGCAGCTTATTGGAATTATGAAGATACAATGGCTCTCATGCGTGAAATGATTTTATATGTTCTGAACCATGCTTTTGATACAACCGTTATTACTATTCAAGGAAAAACAATTGATTTTTCTTTAGAATGGAATGTTGTTTCATTTAGGGAGTTAATTCTAAAAGATACAGGCATTGATATCGATTTATTTCCCGATGTAAAAGACTTATATGAAGAAACAAAGCGGAGAAATATTTATTTAGAACAAGACAGTATCGAAACTTTAGGTAGGGGGAACTTTATCGATCTTCTATATAAAAAAATGTGTCGTCCACAATTAATAGAACCAACCTTTTTAATCAACCACCCAATTGATTTATCACCATTAGCAAGAGCGAATAATGATAATCCAGCAATTACCGATCGTTTTCAATTAGTAGTTAATGGGGCGGAAATTATCAATGCATATTCAGAATTAGTAGATCCTATCGAACAAAGAAGAAGATTAGAGGCACAAGCAGTTTTGAAAAGTGGCGGTGATTTAGAAGCAATGGAAATGGATGAGGACTACTTATTGGCAATGGAATATGGAATGCCGCCAATTTCTGGTTGGGGATT
Proteins encoded:
- a CDS encoding methyl-accepting chemotaxis protein, which encodes MINDSIQEVASGTNEQTNAIEEISGAVEKIAHHLEDMTGKIKEVTNAATGTAEISEEGSNVVGKAIKQMQIINTNVSESADVIKYLHESSNQINEIVTLITNIAGQTNLLALNASIEAARAGEHGKGFSVVAEEVRKLAEESASAANQISEKIVFIQDQPIKTVETMSKGYEAVRTGIMTVDEAGSSFENIRKSVHIVANQISAMEEKVVEMNESGSKIATSLDNLSESSSEFSGHAQNVSAASEEQTAVMEEMVSATNTLSQMAESLQTIVNKFKL
- a CDS encoding YebC/PmpR family DNA-binding transcriptional regulator, producing the protein MGRKWNNIKDKKASKDANTSRVYAKFGREIFVAAKQGEPDPESNQALKVVLERAKTYSVPKHIIDRAIEKAKGGSEETYDELRYEGFGPNGSMVIVDALTNNVNRTASDVRAAFGKNGGNMGVSGSVSYMFDATAVIGVEGKTEEEALELLMEADVDVRDIMEEEDSVIVYAEPDQFHAVQEAFKQAGVTEFTVAELTMLAQNDVTLDPEAQAQFEKMIDAIEDLDDVQQVYHNVDLGE
- a CDS encoding DUF4359 domain-containing protein, which gives rise to MKKRYWLLLLLCFALMISIVTNPSDKDEYAEWVGDQIKQEEGPLLGLLGGSLIKMGTTKKDFVLFTLYETKYSNNTDKALLAIGIFNNFIWLKEGE
- a CDS encoding VOC family protein produces the protein MNTLIHRVGTIYLPVVNPEVASNWYQEKLGAIENFRNEDKAILDFANQSFFLVKAKEGVKAIFQDHRGNEHFFMTFEVDGIDQLRKLHSLLKEKGVTVGNIEDRGHPGNNFVFYDLDGNKFDVWSELSPSFKEKYLINQQK
- a CDS encoding DUF3892 domain-containing protein, yielding MDEKDYQKIYDEYLQQAKGQAQMEAAEEIDSGVEQIVAVRKNDDDDIIAFKTSSGRELDYITALEEAKAGKLAHVDVFHKYGRDIIRSEPDGIKENNLDNLPSF
- the lysS gene encoding lysine--tRNA ligase codes for the protein MSQEQTTRRIEKLETLRSEGVLIYPERFQTNYELYEASLLEDGTSGVQVAGRIMGVRRFSKFSFITISDIQGSLQLLLKKEEVGEQSAIDFGNFFDVGDFIGVEGKMYSTKTKEKTLRIEKYVLLGKGLHPLPEKWHGLSNIDTRYRQRYLDLMMTKETQDRMLLRTKLVRAVRRFLEEKDFLEVETPVLQHTSSGAIARPFRTYHHSLDTELNLRIAPETYLKRLIVGGFTKVFEFAKCFRNEGISPQHLQEFTMVEGYAAYWNYEDTMALMREMILYVLNHAFDTTVITIQGKTIDFSLEWNVVSFRELILKDTGIDIDLFPDVKDLYEETKRRNIYLEQDSIETLGRGNFIDLLYKKMCRPQLIEPTFLINHPIDLSPLARANNDNPAITDRFQLVVNGAEIINAYSELVDPIEQRRRLEAQAVLKSGGDLEAMEMDEDYLLAMEYGMPPISGWGFGIERLLMVLTDSETIKDCILFPLTKKN